A stretch of DNA from Allomeiothermus silvanus DSM 9946:
CCCAGTCGGGCGGCAGCAGCGTGGTAGAGAGCTACTTCGTACCCGGGGTGGGGGTGGTGCGTTTCGTGGGGGCCGACGGCAGCAAGGTGGATTTGGTGAAGTTCGTTCGGCCTTGAAGGGTGGGGTGCGGGAAGCTTCCGGCCTCGAGCCCAACCCACTAAGCTAAAGCTATGGAACTGCAAGTAGTGAGAATCGAAAAACCCGATAACCTAAACGTAATTCTGGGTCAGTCGCACTTCATCAAGACCGTAGAGGACCTGCACGAGGCCATGGTCACGGCGGTTCCGGGGATCAAGTTTGGTCTAGCTTTTTGTGAAGCCTCCGGGAAGCGGCTGGTCCGCAAGACCGGCACCGCCCCCGAGCTGGTAGAGCTGGCGGTTAAAAATGCCCACAACATCGGAGCGGGGCATTGCTTCGTCATCGTGCTGGGGGAAGGGTTTTTCCCAATCAATGTGCTTCACGCGATCAAAGCCTGCCCGGAGGTAGTGCGGATCTTCGCCGCCACCGCCAATCCGCTCGCGGTGATCGTGGCGGAGCAGGACGACCAGCGGGGAGTTTTGGGTGTGCTCGATGGGCATAAGCCGCTAGGGGTGGAGGCCGAGGAAGACATCGCTTGGCGCAAGGACCTGCTGCGCAAGTTGGGGTACAAACTCGGGTAGGCATTGTCACTTTGCGGTGGTGGCAGGGTAAGCTATAGCCGCTATGGTGCACATCGGCGAACCAGCTCCGGCGTTTTCTCTTCTCGACCAAGAAGGAAAGATACATAACCTTGCGGACTATCGCGGTAAATGGGTAGTGCTGTATTTCTACCCTAAGGACGACACCCCGGGCTGCACCAAGGAAGCCTGCAACTTCCGTGATGAGAAGGGAAGGCTCGAAGAAATGGGTGCGGTGGTATTGGGGGTTTCTGCCGATGACCTCGAGAGCCACGGGAAGTTCCACGCCAAATATGCCCTCAACTTCCCGTTGCTCTCCGATCCCAGCACCGAGATAATCAAAGCGTATGGTGCCTGGGGGGTGAAGAACGCCTACGGTAAGGAGTACGAGGGGGTATTGCGGCAAACTTTTCTGATCGACCCCCAGGGCAAGGTCGCTAAAGTCTGGGAAAAAGTCCGGCCTGACGAACACGCCCTCGAGGTCGCCGAGGCGCTAAGCGAGTTGCAGAAGGCCTAAACCGGGAGGCCCCCGTCGCTATGAACGATCTCGAGACCTACAAGCGCCAAGCCGCCCTCGAAGCGGTTAGACACGTCCAATCCGGAATGGTGGTCGGCCTGGGGACCGGCTCGACGGCCAGGTATGCAGTGATGGAGCTGGGCCGCCGGATCCGAGAGGGTGAAGTGAAGAACATCCGGGCCGTGCCGACCTCCGAGGCCACCGCTCTGCTCGCCCGCGACGCCGGGATTGAGCTTTTGGAGCTG
This window harbors:
- a CDS encoding adenosine-specific kinase; the encoded protein is MELQVVRIEKPDNLNVILGQSHFIKTVEDLHEAMVTAVPGIKFGLAFCEASGKRLVRKTGTAPELVELAVKNAHNIGAGHCFVIVLGEGFFPINVLHAIKACPEVVRIFAATANPLAVIVAEQDDQRGVLGVLDGHKPLGVEAEEDIAWRKDLLRKLGYKLG
- the bcp gene encoding thioredoxin-dependent thiol peroxidase, with product MVHIGEPAPAFSLLDQEGKIHNLADYRGKWVVLYFYPKDDTPGCTKEACNFRDEKGRLEEMGAVVLGVSADDLESHGKFHAKYALNFPLLSDPSTEIIKAYGAWGVKNAYGKEYEGVLRQTFLIDPQGKVAKVWEKVRPDEHALEVAEALSELQKA